DNA sequence from the Alkaliphilus metalliredigens QYMF genome:
CTAAGGTTGTGGGATCGGGACGTTCGGATTTTCCAAATCAAATCAACAACATTCTTGCGTTTCCAGGGGTATTTAGAGGCGCTCTAGATGTGAGAGCAAGTGAAATAAATGAAGAAATGAAGCTAGCAGCTGCTCAAGGGATTGCCAGTATTATCAGTGAAGAAGAGCTAAGAGCTGACTATGTGATTCCAGATCCATTTGATAAAAGAGTGGCTGGGAGGGTGGCCCAGGCGGTAGCAAAGGCGGCTAGAGAGACTGGAGTGGCTAAAAAATGAAATATGAAGGAAGTGTGTATAGACCACCGAGTGAAGCCTATAGCCTAATTGTACAGACCACCATAGGATGTTCTCATAATGCGTGTACATTTTGTGACATGTACAAGGATAAAGTATTTAGGGTTAGAAAGCTAGGGGAGATTGAAAAGGATCTGATTGAAGCTAGAGAACAATATAATGAAGTGAAGAAAATATTTTTGGCAGATGGGAATTCTTTAGCCCTAAAAACAAGTGATTTGAAGTCTATATTGATAAAAATAAAAGAACTTTTTCCAGAATGTCAAAGAATTGGAGTTTATAGCGCCCCAAAGGACATTTTAAGAAAAACCACAGAGGAGTTAAGTGAGCTTCAGGACCTAGGATTAAAGATCGCATATTTAGGAGTGGAGTCCGGTAGTGATGAAATATTAAAGAAAATTAAAAAGGGTGTGACCTCAGCTGAAATGATTGAAGCGGGAAAGAAAATCGTAGGGTCTGGGATCAAGTTATCCGTTACATTAATATCGGGACTGGGAGGAAAGGATAAATCTCAAGAGCATGCTAAGGAGTCGGCACGGGTGATTAATGAAATAAATCCCCATTATCTAGGATTATTGACCCTTATGGTGCAACCTGGTACGGAAATGTATGAGGAAGTGAAAAGTGATAGGTTTCAACTCTTAAGTCCTAAGGAAGTTATGCTAGAAACCAAAATATTGATTTCGCACCTTGAGGTCAAAAATTGTGTCTTTAGAAGCAACCATGCTTCAAACTATATCCCTTTAGCAGGGACACTACCAGCGGAACGAGAAAAAATACTAGGGCAAATAGAAGAAATATTAAAGGAGGACCATGATTATAAGGAAGAGTATTTCAGGAGATTGTAATGAGAACGATACAATCATAGATTATGATATTGACAGTATAAGCATAATATATCAAAATTTAGCACTCCTTCTAGAAGCCACAAGGAGTGTTTTTTTGTAAATAGATGTTGTTTATACCGATATAAGTACCGTTTGTCCATCGTGGGTTGAAGGATGGATTGCTTGATGGTAGTATATGGGTGAGAACAGAAAGGTTAAATAACAAAACTTTTAAGAAAGGGGGAGGTGAGAATGTTGAATCAAGATAAAAATAAAGGGATCATATACATGATTGTTCTTTTAGTATTGTTAGTTGTAATCATGACAGGATTTAAGAACGCTGATGATTCATATGCAATTGAGGTAGAGGACATAAGGCAGGATCTAGAGGTGAAAATGGATGAGCTTGTAGAAAGAGAAAAGGAAGTTAGAAATCACATTCAGGAGCTATTAGATAATCCACCTCGAGAGAATAGACATACCCATGGATTAAAGGATGGATGTGATTTAAAAGCTTGTGATCAAGAACTATTACTGAACAGGATGGAGCCAACAGTAATTCCCGATGCACATTGGTGTCATACAGGTGACTATCATCAGCGTTGCTTGTTCAATGATCACACTAAAGTGTGCGGTTGTTATTTGTATGAATATAAATGTTGCTGCGGGAAGCTAATGTTATT
Encoded proteins:
- a CDS encoding radical SAM protein translates to MKYEGSVYRPPSEAYSLIVQTTIGCSHNACTFCDMYKDKVFRVRKLGEIEKDLIEAREQYNEVKKIFLADGNSLALKTSDLKSILIKIKELFPECQRIGVYSAPKDILRKTTEELSELQDLGLKIAYLGVESGSDEILKKIKKGVTSAEMIEAGKKIVGSGIKLSVTLISGLGGKDKSQEHAKESARVINEINPHYLGLLTLMVQPGTEMYEEVKSDRFQLLSPKEVMLETKILISHLEVKNCVFRSNHASNYIPLAGTLPAEREKILGQIEEILKEDHDYKEEYFRRL